In Ammospiza nelsoni isolate bAmmNel1 chromosome 22, bAmmNel1.pri, whole genome shotgun sequence, a single window of DNA contains:
- the LOC132082899 gene encoding cyclin-dependent kinase 11B isoform X1: MGDEKDSWKVKTLDEILQEKKRRKEQEEKAEIKRMKNSDDRDSKRDSLEEGELRDHRMEITIRNSPYRREDSMEDRGEEDDSLAIKPPQQMSRKEKTHHRKDEKRKEKRRHRSHSAEGKHARVKEKEREHERRKRHREEQDKARREWERQKRREMAREHSRRERDRLEQLERERERKIREQQKEQREQKERERRAEERRKEREARREVSAHHRTVREEYGDKVKMRPWSRSPLRQQRDKLEQGESRKPAVKEEKPEERDPLSDLQDISDSERKTSSAESSSESGSGSEEEEEESSSEGSEEEGEEEEEEEEETGSNSEEVSEQSAEEVSEEEMSEEEERENGNHIPVVPESRFDRDSAGSEVEEEEMGEGSPHSNAMTEGEYIPDSPASSPIELKQELPKYLPALQGCRSVEEFQCLNRIEEGTYGVVYRAKDKKTDEIVALKRLKMEKEKEGFPITSLREINTILKAQHLNIVTVREIVVGSNMDKIYIVMNYVEHDLKSLMETMKQPFLPGEVKTLMIQLLRGVKHLHDNWILHRDLKTSNLLLSHSGILKVGDFGLAREYGSPLKPYTPVVVTLWYRAPELLLGAKEYSTAIDMWSVGCIFGELLTQKPLFPGKSEIDQINKVFKDLGTPSEKIWPGYNELPAVKKMTFTEYPYNNLRKRFGALLSDQGFDLMNNFLTYYPARRITAEDGLKHEYFRETPLPIDPSMFPTWPAKSEQQRVKRGTSPRPPEGGLGYSQLGDDDLKDTGFHLTTTNQGASAAGPGFSLKF; this comes from the exons ATGGGTGATGAAAAGGATTCTTGGAAGGTGAAGACTTTAGATGAGATTCTCCAGGAGAAGAAACGAAGGAAGGAGcaagaggagaaggcagagatcAAACGTATGAAAAAT TCAGATGACAGGGATTCCAAGAGGGATTCTCTTGAGGAGGGGGAGCTGAGAGACCATCGCATGGAAATCACCATCAGGAACTCACCCTACAGGAGGGAAGACTCCATGGAAGACAG GGGAGAAGAAGATGATTCCTTGGCCATCAAACCCCCCCAGCAAATGTCCAGGAAAGAGAAAACCCATCACAGGAAGGAtgagaagaggaaagagaaacGCAGGCACAGGAGCCACTCTGCAGAAG GGAAACACGCCAGAGTGAAGGAGAAGGAACGGGAGCACGAGCGTAGGAAGAGacacagagaggagcaggataAAGCCCGGCGAGAATGGGAGAGACAGAAACGGAGAGAGATGGCAAGGGAACATTCCAGAAGGGAGAG agaTCGTTTGGAGCAActggagagagaaagggaaaggaaaatccgggagcagcagaaggagcagcgAGAgcaaaaggagagggagaggagagctgaggagaggaggaaggagagggaagcCAGGAGAGAAG TTTCTGCACACCATAGAACAGTGAGGGAAGAATATGGAGACAAAGTAAAAATGAGACCCTGGAGTCGCAGCCCCTTGCGCCAGCAGAGAGACAAGCTTGAGCAAGGAGAGAGCAGGAAACCAG CAGTAAAAGAAGAGAAACCAGAAGAGAGGGATCCTCTGTCAGACTTGCAGGACATCAGTGACAGTGAGAGAAAAACCAGCTCAGCAGAGTCTTCCTCAG AATCTGGATCAGGctcagaagaggaggaggaagagtccAGCAGTGAAGGCTctgaggaggagggggaggaagaggaggaggaggaggaggagacaggaAGCAATTCTGAGGAGGTGTCTGAGCAATCAGCAG AGGAGGTGAGCGAGGAGGAAATGAGCGAAGAGGAGGAGCGGGAGAATGGAAACCACATCCCAGTTG TTCCAGAGTCGAGGTTTGACCGGGATTCTGCAGGGAgtgaggtggaggaggaggagatgggggAAGGCTCCCCTCATTCCAATGCCATGACAGAAGGGGAATACATCCCTGACTCTCCAGCTTCCTCCCCCATCGAGCTGAAACAGGAGCTTCCCAAATATCTTCCTGCCCTGCAG GGATGTCGCAGCGTGGAGGAATTCCAGTGTTTGAACAGGATTGAGGAGGGAACCTATGGAGTGGTGTACAGGGCAAAGGACAAAAAGACTG ATGAAATCGTGGCTCTgaagagactgaaaatggaaaaggagaaggaaggttTCCCCATTACTTCTCTGagagaaataaatacaattCTGAAAGCTCAGCACCTGAATATTGTCACTGTCAGA GAGATTGTTGTGGGCAGCAACATGGATAAAATCTATATTGTGATGAATTATGTGGAGCACGACCTCAAGAGCCTGATGGAAACCATGAagcagcctttcctgccag GAGAAGTGAAGACTTTGATGATTCAGTTACTACGAGGGGTCAAACACCTCCACGACAACTGGATCCTTCACAGAGACTTGAAAACTTCCAACCTGCTGCTCAGTCATTCAGGCATTTTAAAA GTTGGAGATTTTGGGTTGGCCAGGGAATATGGGTCCCCCCTGAAGCCCTACACGCCTGTGGTGGTGACCCTGTGGTACagagctcctgagctgctgctgggagccaag GAGTATTCCACAGCCATAGACATGTGGTCAGTGGGgtgcatttttggggagctgctGACACAGAAGCCGCTGTTCCCAGGGAAGTCAGAGATCGACCAGATTAACAAAGTTTTTAag GATCTGGGCACTCCCAGTGAAAAGATCTGGCCAGGTTACAACGAGCTGCCAGCAGTGAAGAAAATGACCTTCACAGAGTATCCCTACAACAACCTGCGCAAGAGATTCGGGGCTCTGCTCTCCGACCAGGGCTTCGACCTCATGAACAA TTTCCTGACATACTACCCGGCGCGGCGCATCACGGCCGAGGACGGGCTGAAGCACGAGTACTTCAGGGAGACCCCGCTGCCCATCGACCCCTCCATGTTCCCCACCTGGCCAGCCAAGAGCGAGCAGCAGAGGGTCAAGAGGGGCACCAGCCCCCGGCCCCCCGAGGGAGGGCTGGGCTACAGCCAGCTG GGTGATGATGACCTGAAGGACACAGGTTTCCATCTGACCACCACGAACCAAGGAGCATCTGCTGCAGGACCTGGCTTCAGCCTCAAGTTTTGA